One window from the genome of Glycine soja cultivar W05 chromosome 12, ASM419377v2, whole genome shotgun sequence encodes:
- the LOC114379972 gene encoding diphthamide biosynthesis protein 3-like has translation MSYDDVEIEDMEWNEELQAYTYPCPCGDLFQITKEDLMLGEEIARCPSCSLYITVIYNLEDFLADSDQNRRNKGLQPSKQQPLTVA, from the coding sequence ATGTCGTACGACGATGTGGAGATCGAGGATATGGAGTGGAACGAGGAGTTGCAGGCCTACACGTACCCGTGCCCGTGCGGGGACCTGTTCCAGATCACGAAGGAAGACCTTATGCTCGGCGAAGAAATCGCTCGATGCCCTAGCTGCTCTCTCTACATCACCGTCATCTACAACCTCGAAGATTTCCTCGCCGATTCCGATCAAAATCGACGAAACAAGGGCCTCCAACCTTCCAAGCAGCAACCCCTCACCGTTGCTTGA